The region GCGGCTCGGTGGGGTGGTGGCCCGCGCCGGACGCCGCTTCACCGGCGGCCGGTAGGGCTCCGGTGTGGGCAACCGCAGCAACCGGCCCACCCGGCCCGGTCCCAGAGACCGTAGCGCGGCGATCGCCTCCGGCTCGTGCCGGGCGAAGTTGGCGAGCAGCCCGAACACCAGCATGGTCGTCACAACCGACGACCCGCCGGAGGAGATCAGCGGCAGCGGCAGGCCGGTGATGGGCAGCAGCCCGACCACGTAGCCGACGTTGATCGCGGCCTGCCCGACCAGCCACGTCGTCAGGGTCGCGGCGATGAGCCGGATCCACGGGTCGGTGTTGCGGGAGGCGATGCGCATGCCGACGTAGGCGGTGGTGCCGAACAGGACGAGCACCAGCGAGCAGCCGACGAAGCCCAGCTCCTCGCCGATGACGGCGAAGATGAAGTCGTTGTGCACGTTGGGCAGGTACTGCCACTTGGACCAGCCCTGCCCGAGCCCGCGGCCGAACAGCCCGCCGTCGGCCAGCGCGTACAGCGACTGCTGCGCGTGGTAGCCGCGCCCGCTGGGGTCGGAGCCGGGGTCGAGGAAGGTCGTCAGCCGCGCCATCCGGTAGTCGGCGACCATGGTCAGCACCACGCCCGCGGTCACCGCCGCCAGCAGGACCACGCCGAACAGCCGCAGCGGCGCGCCCGCGAACCACATCAGCGCGGCCAGCACTATGAACAGCGTGATCGTCGAACCGAGGTCGGGCTGCAGCATCACCAGGGCGAACATCAGCAGCGCGCCGGGCACCACGGGCACCAGCAGGTGCCGGTACTGGCCGAGCAGGCCGCGCTTGGTGACCAGCACGTGCGCGCCCCACAGCGCGAACGCGACCTTGGCGAACTCGACCGGCTGGAAGGAGACCCCGGCGATGATGAACCAGCTCTGCGCGCCGTTGACCGTCGCTCCCAGTGGGGTCAGCACCAGCACCAGCAGACCGAGGCAGGAGGTGAGCAGGATCAGGCTGAACCGCCGCATCAGCCGCACCGGCACCCGCAGCGCGATGTAGAACAGCACCAGCCCGGCCAGGCAGTACAGCACCTGCCTGCCGAAGACGTTGTAGGTCGAGCCCGCCTTGCTGAACGAGTCGACGCTGGAGGCCGACAGCACCATCACCAGGCCGAACACGGTCAGCAGGCCGAAGACGGCCAGCAGCAGGTGGAACGAGGCCAGCGGCCGGGTGAGCCACGCGGTCAGCGGCGAGAACAGCGCGCCCGCGCCGCGCCGGTCGACGCCGCGGGCCTGCCTCGGGGCGGTCTTGGTGGCGGTGGGCACGACCGGTTCACCCGCCGTTGGCCGGGGCCACCGCGCCCGACAGCACGTCGCGGACCGCGTCGGCGAACGCGCGGCCGCGGTGGGCGTAGTCGGTGAACATGTCCATGGAGGCGGCGGCGGGCGCAAGGACGACGGCGCAGCCGGGCTCTGCGAATTCACCCGCGAGGCGGACAGCGGCAAGCATGCCCGCATCGTCCCCCGACTCCACCTCGCGCACCGGAACATCGGGCGCGTGTCGAGCCAGCGCTTCGGCGAACCGGGCGCGGTCCCGGCCGATGAGCACCACCCCGGCGAGGCGGGCGGCGTTGGCCGCGACCAGGTCCTCGACGTCGGCGCCCTTGAGCAGGCCGCCCGCGATCCACACGACCTTCGGGTGCGCGCGCAGCGCGGCGTCGGCGGCGTGCGGGTTGGTGGCCTTGGAGTCGTCGACGTAGGACACGCCCGCGGACTCGGCCACCACGACCGAGCGGTGCGCGCCGGGCTGGAAGGAGCGCAGGCCCTCGGCGACGGCCTCCGGTTCGACGCCGTAGGCGCGTGCGAGGGACGCCGCGGCCAGCGCGTTGGCCACGTTGTGCGGACCGGCCGGGTGGACGTCGGCGACCGCCGCCAGGCGCACCCGGTCGCCGAACGCGCGGTCCACCAGCGCGCCCGACTCGACGCCGAGAACGCCGGGCGCCGGGTCGGAGAGCGTGAACGAAACCCGGCGGGCCTGCTGCGGAGCGCCGGCGTCGGCCAGCCGCACCGACCACTCGTCGTCGGCGTTGTGCACCGCGACCGAGTTGCCCGCGTAGACGCGGGCCTTGGCCGCGCCGTAGGCGTCCAGCGAGCCGTGCCAGTCGAGGTGGTCGGCGGCGAGGTTGAGCACGACCGAGGCGTGCGGGGCGACCGTCTGCGACCAGTGCAGCTGGAAGCTCGACAGCTCCACCGCGAGCACCCGGTGCCCGGCGCGGACCGCGTCGACGACCGGCAGGCCGACGTTGCCGCAGGCGACGACGTCGACGCCGTCTGCGCGCAGGATCGACTCCAGCATGCCGACGGTGGTGGTCTTGCCGTTGGTGCCGGTCACCGCGAGCCAGGTGGCCGGCCCCGCAGGCCGGCCCGTCGAGTCAGCCGGCTCGTTCGCCTTCTCCTGGTCCAGGCGCCATGCCAGCTCGACCTCGCCGATCAGCTCCACCCCGGCCGCGACGGTGGCGGCCAGCAGCGGCGACTCCGGCCGCCAGCCGGGGCTGGTGACCACCAGGTCGGTGCCCTCCGGCGGCTCGGTCAGCCCGGGGACCAGCTCGGCGCCCTGCGCCTGCAACGACGCCAGGGCCACCAGCCGGTCGGACGAGGCGTCGGAGACGGTCACC is a window of Saccharopolyspora erythraea NRRL 2338 DNA encoding:
- the ftsW gene encoding putative lipid II flippase FtsW yields the protein MPTATKTAPRQARGVDRRGAGALFSPLTAWLTRPLASFHLLLAVFGLLTVFGLVMVLSASSVDSFSKAGSTYNVFGRQVLYCLAGLVLFYIALRVPVRLMRRFSLILLTSCLGLLVLVLTPLGATVNGAQSWFIIAGVSFQPVEFAKVAFALWGAHVLVTKRGLLGQYRHLLVPVVPGALLMFALVMLQPDLGSTITLFIVLAALMWFAGAPLRLFGVVLLAAVTAGVVLTMVADYRMARLTTFLDPGSDPSGRGYHAQQSLYALADGGLFGRGLGQGWSKWQYLPNVHNDFIFAVIGEELGFVGCSLVLVLFGTTAYVGMRIASRNTDPWIRLIAATLTTWLVGQAAINVGYVVGLLPITGLPLPLISSGGSSVVTTMLVFGLLANFARHEPEAIAALRSLGPGRVGRLLRLPTPEPYRPPVKRRPARATTPPSRPGVKTPGAQATRRGSGEARARGARSGPGSRAQTRGGHR
- the murD gene encoding UDP-N-acetylmuramoyl-L-alanine--D-glutamate ligase translates to MTTGRFEGLRVLVAGAGVSGRSAAEALLAAGASVTVSDASSDRLVALASLQAQGAELVPGLTEPPEGTDLVVTSPGWRPESPLLAATVAAGVELIGEVELAWRLDQEKANEPADSTGRPAGPATWLAVTGTNGKTTTVGMLESILRADGVDVVACGNVGLPVVDAVRAGHRVLAVELSSFQLHWSQTVAPHASVVLNLAADHLDWHGSLDAYGAAKARVYAGNSVAVHNADDEWSVRLADAGAPQQARRVSFTLSDPAPGVLGVESGALVDRAFGDRVRLAAVADVHPAGPHNVANALAAASLARAYGVEPEAVAEGLRSFQPGAHRSVVVAESAGVSYVDDSKATNPHAADAALRAHPKVVWIAGGLLKGADVEDLVAANAARLAGVVLIGRDRARFAEALARHAPDVPVREVESGDDAGMLAAVRLAGEFAEPGCAVVLAPAAASMDMFTDYAHRGRAFADAVRDVLSGAVAPANGG